From the genome of Eucalyptus grandis isolate ANBG69807.140 chromosome 2, ASM1654582v1, whole genome shotgun sequence, one region includes:
- the LOC108956778 gene encoding putative disease resistance RPP13-like protein 1 yields MLPESIGTLCKLQALILRGCQKLSKLPQVITKLISIRFLDIRDTGSLKEMPLGIGNLKNLIILSKFVVGLEKGSQLKELKNLPHLEGELFISKLQKVEKVIDAVDANLLQKQGVTNLSLHWDKHLGDLHNHECEGQVLDSLRPHTNLENLTILNYGGAIFPSWLDCTSYSKIVSLCLWDCPNVISLPMLGQLPSLKELSLKGLHAIRMIGSEFYGGRRPFSSLTTLGFKEMLAWKDWCPYAGGPKEEVSLFCLKHLVVWGCPLLVGTLPCQLDHLEKLEIHLCPHLNNSTNDVCLPSLHELYLEGCNKEILNSLVNLTSLTILMIENLLELVFFDHGFMSHLIKLKELHIGGCDKLKYLWQDGNEKLNLTCLKELIIVSCPQFTSFVAGEREIELPCNLERMELSNCMSLEKLPSKMYMLDYLSIRQCPKLIGPTISPNDPSNNNPLSQLESLYIDKCDSLISFPFANGRLATLKTFSINECKGVQSLEEISIESLEKLTIVVVRI; encoded by the coding sequence ATGCTACCTGAGTCAATTGGCACCTTATGCAAATTACAAGCTCTGATTTTAAGAGGTTGTCAAAAGCTTTCAAAGTTGCCTCAAGTTATCACAAAGTTAATAAGCATACGGTTTCTTGATATTCGAGATACAGGGAGTCTAAAAGAGATGCCGTTGGGTATCGGTAATTTAAAGAATCTTATTATCTTGTCCAAATTTGTGGTAGGACTAGAGAAAGGGTCGCAATTGAAAGAGTTAAAAAACTTGCCACATCTTGAAGGAGAATTATTCATATCAAAATTACAAAAGGTGGAAAAAGTTATTGATGCAGTTGATGCTAATTTGCTTCAAAAGCAAGGCGTTACCAACTTATCCTTGCACTGGGATAAACATTTGGGAGATCTCCATAATCATGAGTGCGAAGGACAAGTGCTTGACTCTCTACGACCTCACACTAATCTTGAAAATCTCACGATTTTGAACTACGGTGGTGCAATATTCCCATCATGGTTAGATTGCACATCCTATTCTAAAATAGTGTCTTTATGCTTGTGGGATTGTCCTAATGTTATATCGTTGCCTATGCTTGGACAACTACCTTCACTTAAGGAATTATCTCTTAAAGGTCTACATGCAATAAGAATGATAGGCTCTGAATTTTACGGAGGCAGGAGGCCTTTTTCATCCTTAACAACTTTAGGGTTCAAAGAGATGTTAGCATGGAAGGATTGGTGTCCTTATGCTGGGGGCCCAAAAGAAGAGGTCTCATTATTTTGTCTTAAGCATCTTGTTGTTTGGGGTTGTCCTTTGTTGGTTGGGACATTGCCTTGTCAACTTGATCATCTCGAGAAGCTTGAAATTCATTTATGCCCGCATTTGAATAACTCAACCAATGATGTTTGTCTTCCATCTCTCCATGAGTTGTACCTTGAGGGTTGTAATAAGGAGATCTTGAATAGCTTGGTCAATCTAACTTCTTTGACCATTCTTATGATTGAGAATCTTCTAGAGCTTGTTTTCTTTGATCATGGGTTTATGAGCCACTTGATCAAGCTAAAGGAGCTTCATATAGGAGGGTGTGACAAGCTGAAATACTTGTGGcaagatggaaatgaaaaactaaatctAACTTGCCTCAAAGAATTAATCATCGTGAGCTGTCCTCAATTCACATCATTTGTGgcaggagagagggagatagaGTTGCCTTGCAACCTTGAAAGGATGGAATTGAGTAATTGCATGAGTTTAGAAAAGCTTCCAAGCAAGATGTACATGCTCGATTATTTGTCTATTCGTCAGTGTCCAAAACTCATAGGACCAACCATTTCTCCAAATGACCCTAGTAACAACAACCCACtgtctcaacttgaatctctgtATATAGATAAATGTGATTCTCTAATATCCTTTCCCTTTGCCAATGGTAGACTTGCTACGCTAAAGACATTTTCTATTAATGAGTGCAAGGGAGTGCAGTCGCTAGAAGAGATCTCCATAGAATCACTCGAAAAACTGACAATTGTAGTTGTGAGAATCTGA